A single region of the Triticum dicoccoides isolate Atlit2015 ecotype Zavitan chromosome 2B, WEW_v2.0, whole genome shotgun sequence genome encodes:
- the LOC119363178 gene encoding NADP-dependent glyceraldehyde-3-phosphate dehydrogenase: MAGTGVFADVLDGEVYKYYADGEWRASASGKTVAIVNPTTRQTQYRVQACTQEEVNKVMDAAKVAQKSWARTPLWKRAELLHKAAAILKEHKTPIAECLVKEIAKPAKDAVSEVVRSGDLVSYTAEEGVRILGEGKLLVSDSFPGNERNKYCLSSKVPLGVVLAIPPFNYPVNLAVSKIGPALIAGNSLVLKPPTQGAVAALHMVHCFHLAGFPKGLISCVTGKGSEIGDFLTMHPGVNCISFTGGDTGIAISKKAGMVPLQMELGGKDACIVLEDADLDLVAANIVKGGFSYSGQRCTAVKVVLIMEAVADTVVEKVNAKLAKLKVGPPEDDCDITPVVTESSANFIEGLVMDAKEKGATFCQEYRREGNLIWPLLLDHVRPDMRIAWEEPFGPVLPVIRINSVEEGIHHCNASNFGLQGCVFTRDINKAIMISDAMESGTVQINSAPARGPDHFPFQGLKDSGIGSQGITNSINMMTKVKSTVINLPSPSYTMG; this comes from the exons atGGCGGGGACGGGGGTGTTCGCGGACGTGCTGGACGGCGAGGTCTACAAGTACTACGCCGACGGGGAGTGGCGCGCCTCCGCCTCCGGCAAGACGGTCGCCATCGTCAACCCCACCACCCGCCAGACGCAGTACAGGGTGCAAG CATGCACACAGGAGGAGGTGAACAAGGTGATGGACGCCGCCAAGGTGGCGCAGAAGTCGTGGGCGCGGACTCCGCTGTGGAAGCGCGCGGAGCTCCTCCACAAGGCGGCGGCCATCCTCAAGGAGCACAAGACCCCGATCGCCGAGTGTCTGGTCAAGGAGATCGCCAAGCCGGCCAAGGATGCCGTTTCTGAG GTGGTGCGGTCCGGCGATTTGGTGTCATACACGGCCGAGGAGGGTGTCCGGATACTGGGGGAGGGCAAGCTGCTGGTATCAGATAGCTTCCCCGGTAATGAGCGCAACAAGTACTGTTTGAGCTCCAAG GTACCTCTTGGAGTAGTTTTGGCAATCCCACCATTTAACTATCCTGTCAACCTGGCGGTTTCTAAGATTGGCCCGGCGCTAATTGCTGGCAATTCTCTTGTGCTCaagcctccgactcag GGCGCGGTGGCAGCGCTCCATATGGTACACTGCTTTCACCTGGCCGGTTTCCCAAAGGGCCTGATTAGTTGTGTTACTGGGAAAGGCTCTGAAATAGGTGATTTTCTCACAATGCACCCTGGAGTCAACTGCATAAG TTTCACGGGAGGCGATACCGGTATAGCCATTTCAAAGAAGGCCGGGATGGTCCCGCTTCAGATGGAGCTAGGAGGAAAAGATGCCTGCATTGTGCTGGAGGATGCAGACCTCGATCTAGTCGCGGCAAACATAGTAAAAGGAGGCTTCTCATACAG TGGCCAGAGGTGCACTGCCGTAAAAGTGGTTCTGATCATGGAAGCGGTTGCCGACACCGTGGTGGAGAAGGTCAATGCCAAGCTGGCAAAGCTGAAAGTTGGCCCGCCCGAGGATGACTGTGATATCACCCCAGTTGTAACAGAATCCTCGGCAAATTTCATTGAAGGCTTGGTAATGGATGCCAAGGAGAAAGGTGCAACTTTTTGCCAAGAGTACAGGAGAGAAGGCAACCTTATCTGGCCGTTGTTGTTGGATCATGTCCGGCCTGACATGAGGATCGCCTGGGAGGAGCCTTTTGGCCCTGTCTTGCCCGTGATCAGGATCAACTCGgttgaggaaggcatccaccattgCAACGCCAGCAACTTTGGGCTCCAG GGATGTGTGTTCACAAGAGACATCAACAAGGCAATCATGATCAGTGATGCAATGGAGAGTGGAACTGTGCAGATCAACTCCGCCCCGGCTCGAGGTCCAGACCATTTCCCCTTCCAG GGTCTGAAGGACAGTGGAATAGGATCCCAGGGGATAACCAACAGCATAAACATGATGACCAAGGTGAAGAGCACTGTCATAAACCTCCCATCTCCGTCCTACACCATGGGCTGA